TCGAAGCTGTGAAAGTTGATATCATTGTTTCAGTTTTCCTCCCTCCCCTTTGTCTCTGAATCTCATTGTATCCACTCCTCCTTGTCTGCCTATCTTTCCCTTCCTTTCCATCTCCctctaaattaaattaaattcaattcaaagggctttattggcatgggaaacatatgtttacaagtgaaatagataataaacaaaagtgaaataaacaatacaaaatgaacagtaaacattacactcacaaaagttccaatggaataaagacatttcatatTTTCACCCCTATTGAAAGTTATCCCTCCAATCCCCTCTGTTCCTGGCACagtgttccccctctctcacccttccaCCCCAtccttctcttttctctcattcAAGCCCCAGGTGAAGGCTATCATGTTGTAAAAAGCATTGTGTGCTAATCCAGGTCCCCTCTGGCTAGGCTTTGAAAATAAAAAAGCGAGTGAAAAcgatgtagagagatggtgtgaagaaaaaaaacataaaagaGGGAGGAGAAATAGAGAGTTTTATGTTTTGAGGGGTAAATCCCTTCCCTGACTCCTGAGTGCCCCAGTCGCTGGGGTTGTCAATCTGCCTGTCTTTGTTTGGCTTTGAAAGGGGAATATCTCTCAGGGGCCTCAGAGGAAGCTACAGTTTTTCAGCATTTCCATTATAAGACTTTATCCCGGTGTTTGGCTTAAAGACACAGACTTTTGTGTTTCCACCTATGAGGCCTGGCCCAAAAAAAGTATACCTGGCCCTAAAAAGACCAAACCTGACATGGGGCTGAGTAACTCAGGGTGTGATAAGTTGTAGCCTATATATAATTTCGCTTATCCTACACACCATATTGTGGTCAGGTCACAGGAAGTGCtaaagcatgtgtgtgtgagcaagagagagacagagattgtgtctgtgtgtgttgttggagtTGTCCCTAAAAGTGCTAAAGCCATCACCAGTTGAATCAGATTTGGCATACTCTGTGCTATTAGATCCTggtagaaggatggatggatgcattggggcctacagatgtaggatcctaATTTGATCAGTCTTTTGTTGATGATAATTTTCcttgcacagcaggaaatgcaaacttgtagtgtattcaagttttttaaagtttgtaatttccactttaacatttcagacttgatttgaaCGTAAAATGTTTAATtccctacaaaaaatgtccaaGAATTATGATCCACATAattattcacatttcctgttgctacagcaatgttttcctgctgtagaaaactgtcTCAATttaatatcctacatctgtatcagTCATTGTCATTTACCATTATCATGCTTGTAAGGAAACATGACTAGAGATGACTTTATCTTGTTCACCAGCCGGctcgctatatatatatatatatatatttttttaaataacctttatttaactaggcaagtcagttaagaacaaattctgatttgctgggccaattgtccgccgccctatgggactcccaatcacagccggatatgaaacagcctggattcaaaccagggactgtagtgacgcctcttgcactgagatgcagtcccttagaccgctgcgccacatgGGAGCCCAGGTTAGGCATGACAGAACAAGAACATTTATTACAGCAAAACGACCCCCTGTACAGACACTGACCTGGTATCTAATATCAGGCAGTGAGAAACTTGAAAGGCCTTGGCACTGATAAaaagacagagcagagcagtcaAGTGTGAATGAATTCCTTTTGCAATGGTGGAATTTACCAGATACTGTAGGTGGTGTTGTTAGGATAATGGTTCTGGGACAAAGAAGATGAAACAATGATACCGCGGTACTCTCTTTGAACATTGACAATAGATGGGCCTGATTGGGTACTACTTTGTATGACTGATGATATATGTATGTTTGATCTCTTTGGGAAGCAGGGCAATTTAGATAATATATAAGATAATGTCACCAAAAAACCCTTGACGTCTCTTTGTTGTTATCTCACCTCTTCCTTTCCCTCTAGTGAATCATACTTCTACTCAGTGGGCACAGATTAAGACTAGTCTTGGACTAAAAACCATGCTCAATGGATAATCTAAATTGGAATAGTTTTGAAATCTAGGACTAGCCTTAATTTGTGTCTGGGAACCAGAGTCTTTGAGTAGTTTTCATGCGTATTAATTTTGCTGTGCTCCTTTGCTTCAGGTGATCATTCAGGACTATGCAGATCCCTTTGACGCCCACAAGACTCGGGAGCAGAGGGatgcggagagagagggggagaatgatgGATACATGGAGCCTTACGATGCGCAGCAGATGATCACAGGTGACACATACTATTCAGTATTTTGGCCTACTAAAATTTGGATAACAAGCATTGATTTTGGATCAGGTCCCAGCTTTGAAGATGAGGGATTGGCCGTTGGTAATCTGATCTGATATCAGTGGCCAGGAAAGAGCAGAGTTTTGGCTGTTTTTTCTATTGTTGTTCGTATGCATATTTTTTGTTTTAGGCCTATGTGTGTTGGTTTGTGCAGGCATGTGTGCGCCAGGCCATTGGCTGAACGCATTGGCTGAATtctatgtatgtgtgtctttcaTGGGTGAATGATTGGACTGCCATTTTCAGTCTAGCCAGAAAAGAGCGATTAGAAATGTTGAAGAACGTGAACTCAATCGCCTAGCACTGGAGGTTGCTATGGCAACTGTGTTGTGCTAGGACAATGGGTGAAGTTTCCTGTCTCTGCTTCCTTTTTCCTGTCTCTGTTTCCTTGTACTTTTCTCCTGAAAGGAAGTTGGCCCTCAGTGACTACCCCCCCATCCGCTATCCTCAGACAGAGCCCCTGCATGGCCCCCTATATGGGCAGGCTCTGACCATTTCTCAAAACATCCAGGAAGACAACTGATCGGTCGACCAATCACTTACTCTCTTGACCTCCTTTGATTCTGTCGCTTCATTGTTTTACCCAAAATGGTACAATACACTGGTGTGACACTGAAAATGGCCTGAAAAACACTAATCATCAAGGCTTTACCAATGTATATCTTACTACCTGGCTAATTTGGGAAAGCCCGTTTATATTGCCCTGGGGAATATGGCCGACCGCAGATAACAACATTTTAGTAGTGTGTCATACTTAAGTACATTCTCATATTGAAATGGTGCAGGAACACATGTGACCAGTGCATTGTGACATACAGTATTTAACAGTGGTTAAGTATTTTGTGACAGTCCAAGCTCAGCAAAAAATGTTTTGGCTTTGACATCATACAACAGCTGACATCACTCATCAGCTGCATGCTATGTCAAGTGAATAACTCAATGGCTCAACTGTTCAAAGCCCCTTTATgcttattatattattatttattccaTTTTATAAACACATCATGTTTTCTCGAAACACATCATGTTTTCTCTATTCCTCATTGTTGCACTGACCATAATTGTTAGTTCTGTTCTAGGATCAGTTAACCAACATTTATCAGATACTGATATGGACGTGTGAGGCAAAATACTAGCCTAGGATCAGTTGTCTGGGAATGGTAACTCTAGCTGTATCCTGTAATGTTGGGTCGGACACACCGTGACGACGAACAGCTAAAAGCTGGGTGCCGGCGAACGGTGGCTCCTTGTTACTgattcaacatgtagaataaTCTGAAAATGAACAGAAAATGGCGGCCAATACCACTCTGGTGTGTTTTCTCTAACAAGAGTCTCTGCTTTTTTTTAACAGAGATCAGACGGAGGGGTTCCAAGGACATGCTGAAGATGTGTGTCCTGCTGGAGGGGGttgagggggaggtggaggaggggcgACCCGTGCCTCCCCAGATCTACGACATGACCTATGAGGGTGGTGTGGAGGGTGACGGAGGGAGCGTGAAGACCCCGGTCACCAGGCCAGAGTTAGATCCCCGGCTCCCTGCTGAGTACCAGCTGCCCTGGGAGTGGAAGAAGGAACAGATTGTCAAGGCTCTGCCTGGTACTATAGTCTAGACGAAAGACAAGACCTACTGCACAATCATACACAATTCTAGAACACTACCACTGGCTATGCAGCTATGCAACCACTATCACAACTATCTGCTGATGCAATGATGCATCTATTAAGTGGCTGACCCCTCAAGCTCTAAGGTctataatgtacagtgccttgcgaaagtattcggcccccttgaactttaagacattttgccacatttcaggcttcaaacataaagatataaaacgcccaatttttcagtttttgatttgttaaaaaagtttgaaatatccaataaatgttgtttcaaTTCATTCTTTTACATATTTTCTCCCTCTGCTCTGACCCCTCCTCGTCCCCAGCCCAGTTTAACTGCCCTGAGCTCCCCACCACAACCAAAGAGGACCCCCCCGCACTCACCCTCACACGGCAGCCCCAGCAGCAGCCCCAGCAGCagccccaacagcagcagcagcatctgcGACAAAAGAGTTGGAGCCAGAAGATCCTGAAGTCCTCTCCTACTTTCTTGCCCTCCCTCTCGTCCCCGCCCAGTATCAGCCCTGAGGCTGAGGTGTGCCGGGTGGACCCCACCCTGCCCCTGGAGAaacagaggtgaggaggggagacaAGGGAGGGAGACACGGTTTATAGGTCAACAGCAGGGGCAGATTCAATAGAttgttgctttaaaaaaaaaaatgtatcttcaGTTTTTTTCTGCAGCACATACCAATACATTAGATATGGAGATATGTACCTGTCACTCTCTCCATGTACAGGtatgggagagtggggtaagttgagtcatttttacattcagcatcactatgtcaagggaaatatagtgtTTTTTTCTAACCAAGGTATCTACATATAGTCAGAATGTTGTGTATCTCTataaataatcagaattcatgtgaacataacagttttgaaaacatatcTTGTCCAAAAAAAGTGTTCTCTTGGTACAACTTACCACAGGTATTGAGTAAGCTGAGCATAGGGAAAGGGTAGGTTGAGCTGACTTGGGGTAGTTGTCCTTGtgcctctgctactctatcatagcctctctttcgacagacaatgtttttttttcttccctgcCAATGTAACTCTTCCGTGTCATTCAGTCAATTTCTTTCATCCCTTGTTGCTGCTCAAATTGACTTTTTGTccttctctcacttccttggctgctctctcaagaaactcaagggACCCCTGCTTGTTTTATGTTTGTATACACAGGGCATGATGAATAAATATTTTGAGTTCATGTGCCTGACACATTGCAAAAATACTATACATACTATGCATAAACTGGACAAAATGTAATCCCCCATTGACtcaacattttgactatattagcccacacagctacaaggatgcactttaaTGCTATTTTCAGGACCTCGTAACTTGTAAAGACCCCAATGTATAAATGTATAAAACAATCTTAAAACGATCTACTTTGGTTTaaatacaagcatcatgaaacctataACACGAATTCATTTGACTTtgtgaaaatctgtttttttttggacctaacttatttacaattttttttaaatgtgttttttctgTCACAAATTACATGAAATTATGATCTCTTCCTAAATCTTTGGTCACATGATTAATTTAGTGTTGGTTTCCTTCGAACAAGTGGTGGCACATCCAGGGGAGAACGACGGCCCCCTCTGATTGAAGCCACGGAAGTTCAAGGCCAACTgcggtactgcaggcattgttggcagaaaaCAGGACTCCCCAAATATAGTGAATAGAAAAATGCCAATCTTTGAGTaatcatggtaccaataattTATTATAATACAGCAGATGTATGTAATTGAACAGACTATTTAAAATTGCACACATATAAGGATAATTTAGTTGGTAATGTCAGCCTGCAGTTCCCCGGTCGGCCTTCAACTTGAGGTACTCAATTAGAAGACGCAGTACTGAGATAGCCTGCAATGGCACTTCCTGGAGTAGGTCAAACTGTGCACGTTATCTTTCCATGAGACGCCATCTTAACCGACTTCATTTGGCTTCAATACACTATTGAGTCTttacataggaatgaatggtgtcacatgaccgatggctttgtccattcatatatacagtcaACGAACCCTTTAGCTCAAcctaccccactctcccctatacCTTGCAGAGCTACCTTATGTTGTTCAGATATTCTATTGTTGATATTAGTGAACCACTTCAATACAGGACTCATGTACTATTTTGTAAGCCCTTTGTACTTTGTTAGCTTCATGTGCTCAGGAggggcgcagcagtctaaggcactgcatctcagtgctagaggtgtcactacagacaccctggtttgaatccaggctgtatcccaaccggccgtgatcgggagtcccatagggcggcatccgggtttagccggggtaggccgccattgtgaataagaatttgttcttaactgacttgcctagttcaataaaggttcaatataaAAATCCTCCTCTGTTTTCTGACCCCTGTGCCTTCCGTTCCCTCTGTCCTTCGGTTGCTCTAGCTGGTACCATGGCTGTGTAACACGCCAGGAGGCAGAGTCTCAGCTCCAGTCCTGCAAAGAGGCCAGTTTCCTGGTGAGGAACAGTGAATCAGGAACCAGCAAATACTCCATTGCGTTAAAGTGAGTATACTAGTCACTAGTACATCTGTTTATTCTCTTCAGAGCTGATACCATACACAATATGTCCAAAAATAATTGCAGTTGATGCATTGGATCCCTTAATACTAATTTAAGGCTACATCTTATGAATTGTGTGGAAGAGCGAGCCATTGTTTGAATTTGAGATTTCAATTAAGTAATCAAGCCTTTTTAACTCTGTACCCTTTtttactccatctctctcaggaCAAGCCAGGGCTGTGTTCACATCATTGTTGCCCAGACAAAGGAGAATGGCTACACGCTGGACCAGAGTAGCTGTGTGTTTCCCAGCATTCCAGAGGTGGTGCACCACTACAGCACTCAGCGGCTGCCTTTCAATGGGGCCGAGCACATGACCCTGCTGTACCCCGTGCCACGACCTTACTGACTCCACCCCCACCACACTCAGGTGCACCCCAACAACCAAATGCCTCTGCTTCTGCATGAAATCATCCTCAATGAACATATCCAATCTAATGCTGGCCCCCAACAGCCTCAATACATATATCTCTTTATCTATTATCATTCACTTTTCAGTCCCTCTCTCTTTAATGTTATTTCATCcatatcaaaatgttttttttcagtCTTATTTTCTCCTGGATAAACAGAAGACAGCAAGCTCAGAGACCTGGGTATTGCTCTTGCTGTACAATCATTCTCTCACCTTTCATATGCAGCTAATGCAAAACACCCAGGCATCTGTTTTGCATGTGAATTTGGGAGAAACTCAACCCACGCCTTGATTGTACAAACGGGGCAGAAATGAATGATCAAATGATTCAGAGCCCTGCCAGTTAGAATTTAGTCTCAATTCAAAGATGTGTAGAGAATACAGTATCATTAATCATAATTTTGGTTTAAGATGGTTTAAGCTGCAAAGGGATAAAGTTAGTGCTTTGTTTGAAGAAAAACAGTAAAGTGACTCTCTCACCCTCTGGTGGATGTGCTGGCTCACTGCACCAACTGTACACAACCCTGTGGAGAACAACAACTACTGTACCTGACAAAGACTACTATAGGGAAAGggtgatacctagtcagttgtacaactgaatgcattcaactgaaatgtgtcttctgtatttaacccaacccctctgaatcaaagaggtgctgggggctgccttaatcaacatccacatcatcggtacccggggaacagtgggttaactgccttgctcgggggcaaaacgacagatttttaccttgtcagctcggggattcgatccagcaacatttcggttacCTGCCCAACGCTATACAACACTGTACAAAGACTACTTCACATCTACGCTCACAGCAAACATTTAAGTTGTGTTCTTAAACTTCTTTTTTTATATAAAGGAGAGATATCCTCCCATCACCCAATTTTCGTCATCAGTGAACAGTGACAGTTGTGTGACTATCTGTACCACATGCACTGTGAACCATTGAGTGAATCACCCTAATGTAATGTGCCATGTGTTAGGCTAGCGTCACCCTATGGGATTGAATATCCCTTGATAATTACATTAAACCACAGGCTCCTAATCCTGGTCTTCAAGTACCCACATGTATGCTGGCTTTCACCTCATATGATCTCTGCGTCATTAATAGAATTGTTGATTGAGCACTCTCATATGACTGGTTCGATTGTTGTGGTCTGTCACTGTAAATCCAAGACCATGGCCAATTTGCCTAAAGTGAGTGACTGTAAAACTGAGCATCAACAACTAGTTAAGATGTTGTTGGAAAGCTGATGGAGTTGTTCTATGTGTTAACTACTGACTGACACAAACCAAGAAACAAAATACTTGATTTAGATGCACAGCGCTATGGAATATGACTGAAAATGTGTCAACAGACCCCATGTTAATTTCCAATGTAAATTGGTGAGATATTTGGTGGGAAAAAAATCTGACATTTGATCTGTTTCTTACCTTCCCTGTCACATTGCACCACCTGGTGCTAACAAATAAAAAGTGGCAATGCATGATTGCTTTGATTTGATACTACGTTATCTCGCTCACCTGCTGGCTCTCTCTTCAATTCGAGCCTGGGGACGAGGTTAGATACCATGTAACCCTAGATAATGACTTGTGTGTACTCGTTATGAAAAGATATGCTGATACCATTGTCAAACCTACTTTGTCTTTTGGTGTGTATGTAGATACCTGCTATTGAAACAAGAATGAGTTACTGATGTTACTGATTGAAATAAAATGTCTTTAGATAGTCTATGGTTGTTTACCTATATCCTGTGGACATTTGTAGTCTCTCTTTTATTATTATTCAAGTGGAGCATACACGTAGGAATCTCGAATGATTATTATACACTTGGTTAAATAGCCAATGTCTAGTTGCTATTATTGACAGCTCTGATCGACATGTTCAATTGACATGGCTGATGTGACGTTCCCCTGTGGGGTGAAATAGGTTCCTCCCAACTTTTTCTACTCAAGGCTCTGATGAAGGCGAACTCCACCGAAACTTGCACCTGTTTGTTTGTCCAGTTAATAAATCAATCAGATCTATGCAGAAAAAGAGTGCTCCTTTTTCTTTACTTCCCTGCATAGTCATCTGTTGAAGtgtcctggggtaaggaatgttTTTGGATGGAGTGGTCTGTGTTTGGATTGTACTGCCTTAAAAGCAGATAATATGTGAAGAAAGTCATACTGTATGGGATCAAGATGTTGTGATAGTAGTGTATGCGGCCATATGGAGGCGTGCTATGGGATGATCAAGGTCAGTACAGGCACCTCTATACACATCTGTGAATCCAAATGCATGCAGTTCATTAGTGACTACAGTTTTGTCTGTAAACATTTCAAAGATCATAGGCATATTGTAATATAATCTACTTAATTTAAAGAATACAGCTATTTAGACATTGCCCACTTACTATATTTCCCACACCAATTCTCTGTAGGCTTTTGTAAACCCATTTTTCAACGTCTATGTTGTTGAAAAATGTAGAACTTTGTCAGTATCGGGTGTGCTGCAGAGTGCATTAAATTGGTCAGCTTTCAAGCAGCTTATATTGCCGTATTGAAATGTGTAGTTCAGAGTGTAAAGGGAAAGAGTCTGGGGATAGATTGGGTGTTGCGTGGACGCAGCAGAGTGAGGATCGGGTGTAGGGTTGGGCCTGGGACAAACAGTTAAGGTAGACGTTAAGAGCAGGGGCACCCAGGTACAATTGAGGTAAATGCATCACAAAAAAATGCATAAGTGTAACATCATTACACCCAGTGGTATCAGGGATACTTAACGAGAAGGAAGGATGAacaccatccctctctccgtccTTGACTGTCTGTTTCTCACACTCTCCTTTGTCACTATATCACTGTGATATCTGAGTCTGATGATCTATCAACAGAATCACCTTGTCTTATTGAGAGGACATTCCATATGTGTTGGTCCTGAGTCAGGTTAACGTGAACATTGAGATGGTTAGAGTTTCAAGTCCACTTGTGAATGCAAGTCCTGGGACCTAAGTTTGGGTATACTATTCCTGAAAGAAACACAAACTAAGCACAATGTTTTTGTACCTCAGTTGTCTGGTACCTCAATTGTCTGCATTCTTATAatacatgccatttagcagatgctttgaTCCAAAGCAACACACAGTTATGCGTGCATCCAtttttttacatatgggtggtcccaggaatcaaacccactatcctgaactgaactacagaggaacaCTTCTTAGAAAATCCTACATCTAGCTAGTTAGTTCAGGTTAACTTAAAAAAGAAGGTAAGGCAACCAAAGCaccatttaaataaaaaaaatacagcaGTTATGGTCCTAAATTGTCCTGGT
This genomic interval from Oncorhynchus clarkii lewisi isolate Uvic-CL-2024 chromosome 18, UVic_Ocla_1.0, whole genome shotgun sequence contains the following:
- the LOC139373304 gene encoding SH2 domain-containing adapter protein E-like — encoded protein: MAKWFKEFPINLKNGTDRIRSASESGSQSRGKLGLVAGIGTKVTSSKVSSSKNSGTDSSVGGGGVGALLSGRDRKNSAELGRNGTRSIKDGKVWDSLIGKSRKNSKAETPVFDEHQPLKSSRSANAYISRLIKVDKKDKSPNFNSSPVVLDTEKSQPLCKTETVIIQDYADPFDAHKTREQRDAEREGENDGYMEPYDAQQMITEIRRRGSKDMLKMCVLLEGVEGEVEEGRPVPPQIYDMTYEGGVEGDGGSVKTPVTRPELDPRLPAEYQLPWEWKKEQIVKALPAQFNCPELPTTTKEDPPALTLTRQPQQQPQQQPQQQQQHLRQKSWSQKILKSSPTFLPSLSSPPSISPEAEVCRVDPTLPLEKQSWYHGCVTRQEAESQLQSCKEASFLVRNSESGTSKYSIALKTSQGCVHIIVAQTKENGYTLDQSSCVFPSIPEVVHHYSTQRLPFNGAEHMTLLYPVPRPY